gcatgcggctaattttggtggattaGAAGGTTTTCTGCATAATTTCGTTGCTCATTGTTAGGGAAACGAAACGAAACAGCTACtgttttatgtgatttttggATCGGAGGTGAgcttaatttaaagcatgtgtATGCTATTGTGCGGTTAATTTTGATAGAATAGAAACGAAATCGAAGCAAACAGCTACTGTTTATGCGATTTTTGGATCGGAGGTGAACTTAGTTTATAGCATGTGTATGCTATTGTGTGgctaattttgatatttagaATAGAAGGATTTCTGCATAATTTTGTTGCTCGTTGTTTGGAAAACGAAGCGAAACAGCTACCGTTCtgtgtgatttttttggaTCGGAGGTCAGCTTAATTTGAAGCGTGTGTCTGTTATTGTGTTATTGTTCGGCTAATTTTGGTAGATTAGAATGTTTTTGTGCATAATATCTTAGGCATGAGCAATTTACGTGATTAATTGGAGTCGAAGGGGTTGATTTGTAACGTTGATCAGCTGCAGATTGATTTCGTTAGATTATCGGATGATGTTGATACAGGCTTCATTGAATAGAATATCGAAATATAGTTGAGTTTTTTTGGATAGGTAATGTCTTTGGTGGATGATCTTCTCTTTGTTTTAATCATGTTGGTATACAGATTCTGTAATCtatggttttgattttttctcaTTGTAATATTTGTAAAGCTGATGAGTATCACTAGTTATCAAACTAGGCCGGTTTTGAATGTTTAAGTTAATCGTTTTTGTGCAACTTCATTGTATCGGACAGCTCTATAGCAGAACACCTTTCTAAAGACCTTCCTTACAAGTTATCACCTGATGATGTTTTCCTGACCATTGGATGCACCCAAGCATTAGAAGCCATTGTAACTATCCTTGCTCGTCCCGGTGCTAATCTCCTGCTTCCAAGTCCCGGATTTCCGTACTACGAAGCCAGGGCTGGCTTCTCTGGTCTCGAAGTCCGCCACTTTGATCTTATCCCCGAACAAGATTGGGAAGTGGATTTGGCTTCGGTTGAAGCTCTTGCTGATGAAAATACAGTGGCTATGGTTATTATAAATCCTGGCAATCCCTGTGGAAATGTTTTCAAGTATGAACACTTGAAAAAGGTGCCTAGtttgtaatattttgaatgaaatatGGAGACTCTGATATTCGTGGAAATGGTATCCTCTTTAATGAGCGTATATTTTCTGTAGGTCGCGGAAACAGCAAGAAAGCTTGGAATCTTAGTGATTTCGGATGAAGTGTATGACCATCTTACTTTTGGTAGCAACCCTTTTGTCCCGATGGGAGTCTTTGCATCAATTACCCCAATCATCACTCTTGGATCGATATCTAAGAGATGGATTGTCCCTGGTTGGAGACTTGGCTGGCTTGTCACGAACGACCCCGATGGTATCCTTACTAAGCAAGGGGTATGTTCTTGTCACTGAACAGTTTCCTTTGCGCCCAAATTTGTGGCTAGATGGTTCTGTTTATGAGCATTGGGTATGTTAGATTTGTAAAGTTATAAATCATTGAAGAATTTTTATGAATGTTGATACATcatgtaaatatatttgtgtAGTGTTTCCTTTGAGGCTTTCTCTCTATTTGTCAATTTgttgagaaaaataagaatattatcTGCAGATTGTTGACAGCATCAAAGGTTTCCTGAATATTTCCTCTGATCCAGCAACCTTTATGCAGGTTCGTGATTCTTCTTGTGCTTCCTGGCCcgtttctttcttttctcgTATATATATGCTTGTTGGTTTTATCTTGTCTGCAACTCTAACTCCGATGGTTCTTTTAGTCAAATCTATGAGCGAGACGCAGAACTTGAGTTTCCTAAAGAGTCCGAGCAAGATGAAATCGAAGTTTAGGTCCTTtgttatagtaaaaatatgaaattgaattaattatgcaaTATTGCTAAACATACACTATGTAATGTAGCTTATCTGGCCTCGGTTTCTTATATCCGTAGTGATTCCGTCTCACCTTTTATGCGAACAGGGTGCAGTTCCACAGATCCTTGAGAACACCCCGCCCGACTTCTTTCAGAAAATTGTTAGCACGCTTAAAGAAACTGCAGACATATGCTATGAACGCAGCCAAGAAATTCCCTGCATAACTTGCCCGAGCAAACCTGAAGGATCCATGTTTGTTATGGTAAAGACGAAACCACTTCATGACTCGtttctttacttaattatACGCCGTATTAACCTGCAACGAGGGGCTTTGCACATGTCAGATGAAGCTCAATCTGTCTCTCCTCGAAGGCATCAAGGATGACTTGGACTTCTGCTGCAAGCTCGCAAAAGAGGAATCCGTCATAGTCCTCCCAGGTAAAGAAACTAGCTATATGTCCATTACTATGCCATTTGATTCATCGCGCGTCTCAACACAAATACGTTGTTATCTTTACAATGATGGAGAGTTCTCGTTCGCAGGTTTTGCTGTAGGGCGCAAGAACTGGCTGCGCGTTACATTCGCCATTGAACCATCATCTCTCGATGATGGCTTTCTCAGAATCAAAGCTTTCTGTCAAAGGCACGCCAAGAAACCATGAGACGAGACGTCGTGTTTCGGTCTCGTATTTCGATGATGGTTTGTTTGGACATCGAAAGACCAATAACGTGTCGTGTTTCAACCTCGTGTTTCTATGGTTGTTTGTGTAGACATTGAAAGATCAATAATGTGTGTATTGTGTAGTGTTCAAAAGTTTGAACACGAACATGTAATAATGTTCAATGACgaaatttctgtttttttggaatattgCAATAGTATAAcaatttgttaatttgttgcaaaattgacataatttattgtttgcCTACGGAAAGTTGATATATTGACATAATATTAATCGAATTCCGATTCACAtctaaaattggaattgtTAATTTTGCAATAAATTGTAAGTTGCATTAACATTGTAAAACAAATAGTACTGAGTAAAAAAGTAACTTCAATTTGAAGGTTGCATAGTTAAAAAATTGCCCGGATTATATCCTTATCAAAACTTAAGTATTCATAAACATATTGATAGAAGAATGATAtgctatatattttatgtgggCTCCTTAAAGCATCACTCTCGTTTGACACACGATTCGATTTATCAATTCTAtttgattctaatatattaaaaaatgttattgcaatttttaatttcacaaaattcataaaattcaaaatttgatttgctcgttttctctataatttcaaataaataaattaaataataaatcaagctttgatttttatgaattttgtgaaattaaaaattgcaataacattttttaatgtattagaatcaaactaaatagataaatcGAAACGAACAACGCTAAACGTGTGTCAAACGAGAGTGGTGCTCACATAAGGAGACTACATAAGGTATGTAACATATCATTCCTCTATATCGATATACGGTATGATATACCATAGTAATGATACGgtaaatatcaaaaatttataatactgAATTTCCGGTATACTGAAAAATATGGTAAGGTATAGGTATAGTATTTTCTCCTACCGTAATTTTTGGTACCATATGCAATATGACATTCTCCGTGCGGTATAACATACCTAACCAACCGCTACTTGTGTATGCAACCTCTAAAATAAGATGAAGTTCactctaaatattttataaattaatactacacTATTTTCTCCCCTCAAAGAATAGTTACTACTTTTGAgatacaatattttaatatatatctaaaagaatttcataattttagcatacaaaattttgtatgCTATCTTTTCTTGCTTATCACATAAACAATATTCTTGGATAAAATATATGGTGTGACGAAACTTGTCCAATTGGAAAATGTTGAAATTGGTggccaaaatatattaaatattcattttcttgacAATTACACAGACAACGTTGggcaaaatataattgaattcaAGGAAACGTGAAAAGTGAAGTAGTTGTGAATGTCGATTGTTACAAGTTAGATAAGTAGCTGCCTTAGGCATTCTTGATATTAATTACAACTCACATGCTCTAAATGATATGAACGATCGATCTATTGGTTGGAGGAGaacatatttattgataaagtTGCGACAATATGTGAAAAAAAGTAGTCACGAATCTCGCTTGTTATAAGTTAGATAAGTGTTTGCCTTATTCattcttaaattttcatttacaaCTCATACATGCATCTAACGAAATTTGAAAACATCGATCTATTGATAAAAAGGGAAACAAAGTGCCCTATTGACTAAGTTGCACTTCGCCATCTCCTTCTTCATTCTTGTTGCAACTTAATTAGAGGGTAATAAAATAGTGGTCGTGAACTATAAGTTCGACAAGTCCCTATCTTTTCTGTGTTACGACTCGCACATCGACACACATCTGAGTTGACTATACCACTGTAATTTATCGGTCAGAGGGGAAGCGATTTACTCTGTTAAGTGCGCTTTGTCATCCCCTTTTTCATTCTTATTGCCACGATATGTAAAAATGTAGTAGTGAATCTCGTTTGTTACAAGTTAGATAAGTGGCACTTGCATTCGAAGTGACTTGAATCTCACGATCCATTGGTTTCGAGGGAAATGACTTACTGACTAAGTTGTATTCCTTATTGCTTTTTTCATCCTTcttgtttaaattaattgaatctaATAAGAGAAATACATACATTGCCACAAGAAATTAAGAGCTGACTATTGCCTCCTTATCCTAGTCGATCATTCAGAAATCAACCCAATTATTGTGAATCATGAATCACGAGTTGaatttaatgtatatatatatgtatgtattttaaaaaaatatagtaatatagaTATGCATGAGCAATTTTAAGATTTGTAGTTCTTTTTACGcaacattttattaatgaataatatCTGGAAATTTTgctatatgaatttttttattatgattgtTCGCCAATAGTTCGATAACATTAGGCCATCCACAATCCTTGAGCACCACATTTCacctattttatatatttctcatCTCCTATCTTAATTATAACTTGCAACTATTCACAATCCTTGAGCACTACAATTCacctattttttatatttcttattttgtttaattataggtatttgtaattaaattaatttacaaataaataaaaatattaaaatttcatcaaaatatgatttgtagagaaaattgaaatgaatagAGTTTTAGCATAAATGAAGTGAGGtatcatgtatttatagattataaatataattcaaaaaatatataaaaagatagTATCGTTAATGGCACGATATTGAAGTTTTGGTACTACTAATTAGTTTTTGATGTgattaaataagtaaattttaattcttcaattaaatgtcatataaaatacattaacTCATTTTAAAAGGCTTTGTAGGTTGTAATTTTGTGGAAATTTACCCCATTATCCATCacttaattaaacaataaaattaattaagaattatatatgaaagttaaaattgtttgtgaaataaaaatttctaatCACGTAGCAAAAACCTAAacttaagaaaaaaaatatactccaatgaaatatgataaacatcCACCAATaagattttttataataataacattattGAAGCAAGTTTAGGTGAAGGTATTTAAAACCAactaattgtttattttaatttcccttttctttttgttgaaattaataaagaagATCATCGAATCAGAGTTGATGAGCTAGAAGATAATTGGTTGTCTGTTGTTTGGAGTTCTTATATCGTGATATCATTTATGggtgtttattttcataattgataattaataCAGAACATTGATTAACTTTTATCTCAATTGCTATTATTTCTCGATTAACATTTCGTCAATGTGATAAAAATCAAGCAAATATACAcgtcaagaaaaaaaaaactcaataaaaCAATGAGTcccaaattaatatatacccaccgaattaaaattgaaaagttttaaaaataataaatcgttattatgaaatactaataaacattctaatgataaaattattgacAAAAAGCTATTGACCGTAATTAACATGCAATTACCgaataaaccaaaaaagacTAGAGCATCTCCAAATGCGCCCTTCCCGTCGGACGTCGGAGAGGCTTCCGGGAAGGGCGCCCGGGATGTCCGCCATTAGAGCGTGGAGGGACGGACGCAGGAGGGGCGCGGTCGTCGGCGGAAGGGCgtgcggacgtccgccattgcgGCGACTCGCGG
The nucleotide sequence above comes from Salvia hispanica cultivar TCC Black 2014 chromosome 5, UniMelb_Shisp_WGS_1.0, whole genome shotgun sequence. Encoded proteins:
- the LOC125191380 gene encoding nicotianamine aminotransferase 1-like, translated to MENGGSAAAKKWRFAGNERLTLAGAVTVRGVLDTIKENLDGNDARPVIPLGHGDPSDFPSFRTSSFAEDAVCAAVRSAKFNGYSSTVGIPAARSSIAEHLSKDLPYKLSPDDVFLTIGCTQALEAIVTILARPGANLLLPSPGFPYYEARAGFSGLEVRHFDLIPEQDWEVDLASVEALADENTVAMVIINPGNPCGNVFKYEHLKKVAETARKLGILVISDEVYDHLTFGSNPFVPMGVFASITPIITLGSISKRWIVPGWRLGWLVTNDPDGILTKQGIVDSIKGFLNISSDPATFMQGAVPQILENTPPDFFQKIVSTLKETADICYERSQEIPCITCPSKPEGSMFVMMKLNLSLLEGIKDDLDFCCKLAKEESVIVLPGFAVGRKNWLRVTFAIEPSSLDDGFLRIKAFCQRHAKKP